The DNA window CAGCAACCGGTGCCTCGATGTCTTCGAGGCATCGAATGCCAACGGAGCGAACGTCGTGCAGTGGACCGGAAACGGAGGGGCGAACCAGCAGTGGGCGTTCGAATCCCAATGACGGTCTCCCTGTGGCGATAGCGTCCGATTCCCCAACAAGCTTTATGAAAACAAACCCTTTGATCGCCGCCTGCTCCGTGCTGGCTGCGATACCGCTATTTTCCCCCGCCGCGGACGTGGAGATCACGGTCGATGTCGCGAACCCGTCGGTCGAACTCAGCCCTCATCTCTACGGTCTCTTTTTCGAGGACATCAACTTCGCGGCCGATGGTGGGCTTTATGCGGAACTGATCCAGAACCGGTCATTCGAATATCACGGGGTGAACGGCAATGATCCGGCGGGCCGGGACATGCATCCGCTTTTCGCTTGGGAGAAGGTCGAGCGCGACGGGGCCCGGTGCCTGCTGGAGGTGTCATCCGATTCTCCGATTCATGCCAACAATCCCCACCACGCCGTGCTGCGGATCAGCAAACCGGGGAGTGCGGGAATCCGGAATCTCGGGTTCGACGGCATCCGGCTCGACGACGGTGCACGCTATGACTTCTCGCTCTATGCCCGCGTGAGCGATTGGCAGGGGCCTGCGAGACTGGATGTCGTGATCGAGGATGCCAATGGCAAGGTCGCAGGGACGGCGAAGGTCGAGGGGATCGGTGAAGGCTGGGCGAAGTTCGATACGGAGATCTTCTCCCGACTGACTTCCGATGTCGGACGTCTGATCGTGTCGACGCCGGGGCAAGGCACGCTGCATCTGGACATGGTTTCTCTATTCCCGCAGGACACGTGGAAGGCCCGCAAGGGAGGGCTCCGAAAGGATCTGGTCGAGACGCTGCAGAATCTGAATCCGAAGTTCATGCGCTTCCCCGGTGGCTGCATCGCGCACGGTCAGGGACTGGAGAACGCCTACTCGTGGAAGGACACGGTCGGTGATGTCGCCGAGCGCAAGCCGAACTGGAATCTGTGGGGTTATCATCAGACCTACGGGCTCGGTTACTTCGAGTATTTCCTGCTCTGTGAGGACCTCGGAATGGCGCCGCTACCCGTGGTTCCGGTGGGGGTGTCCTGCGGATTCCGGCCGCCCCAGCAGGCGGTGCCGATGGAGGAAATGGATGGCTGCGTGCAGGACGCGCTCGATCTGATCGAGTTCGCCAACGGTCCGGTCGACAGCGAGTGGGGTGCCGTGCGCGCCGGGATGGGCCACCCGGAGCCCTTCGGTCTCGAGTTCATCTGCATCGGCAACGAGCCGCATGACAACGAGCTCTTTCGGGAGCGGTTTCCGCTATTCGTGAAGGCGGTTCGGGAGGCGCACCCCGATCTGAAGATCATCGGGACGTCGGGACTCGGTTGGCAGATCCCGATCTACGACCTGATGGCGGAGCAAGAGGTCTATAGCGCGGACGAGCACTACTACGAGAGCCCGGAATGGTTCCTCGGGAACGTGGCCCGCTTCGACTCGTTCGATCGGAGCAAGCCGAAGATTTTCATCGGCGAGTATGCCTCGAAGGGTAGCTCGATGTTCAACGCGGTGGCCGAGGCTGCCTACCTCACGGGTGTCGAGCGCAATGCGGACATTGTCGACATGACCTGCTACGCGCCCTTGTTCGGACATGCGCACCACAGCCAGTGGAATCCCGACATGATCTACTTCGACAAGCGAACCGTCGTCCGTTCCGCCAACTACCACGTCCAGCAGATGTTCTCACAGCACAAGGGCGACGTGTTTTTGCCGAACACCGTGCGGCGTGCCCGACACCATGCTGTCGCTACGGTTGCGGGTTCGGTCGGCTTCGGTTCATGGCGCACCAGCGTGGAGGTCGAGGATCTGAAGGTGAACGGTGTCGCGGTGGATCCTTCGCTTTGGAGGAGCCGGGGCGGACAGTTTCTCGGAGAAGGCAGCCGGTGGTCGCAGACGGATGTGGCATTCGAAGGAGCGCTGCGTCTGAGCAACGAACGTTATGCCGGAAAGACCGTCGCCTACACGCTACGAGCCAGGAAGACGGGCGGGGACGAAGGGTTCCTGATCGCTTTCGGCGGCAACAACCACGACGACACCTACTGGTGGAACCTGGGTGGCTGGAACAATTCCCTCCACGCGATCGAACAGATCCACTCCAGTGGAAACCGCCAGCTCGACCAGAAGCCCGGGGTGATCGAGTCCGGCCGCTGGTACGATCTGAAGATCGAGTTGGGCCCCGGGAACATCCGCTGTTTTCTCGATCAGGAGCTCGTCCATGACGTCCACCTTGATCCGCCTCCGGTCTGTCTTTCGTCCACGCTCGACCGGCGGACCGGTGAGGTGATTCTCAAGCTGGTCAATCCGACAGACGATCCGATGGAGGCGTCGATCACCTTGGAAGGGGTGGGGAGGGTGGACCCGGCCGCAACCTTGTTCTCGCTGTCAGGCGATCGTTCGGCGATAAACACGATCTTCCATCCGGACAGGGTCAGGATCGAGGAGAGCGATCTGGAAGTCGGAAGCGAGTTTGATCATACGCTGCCGGCGATGTCCGTTCAGTTCATCCGGATCAAGCGCCAAGGGGCTTCACCGGAGTCGACCGCGGGCGGTTGAGCGGAATGCCAACCGCGCCCGTGAGGCGCAGGCGGCATACTCCGAACCGCAAAGAGCCAAGGTCTTGTGGAGAGCGGCTTTGAAAGCCGCTGCACGGTTGCTTGGATCTCCCGACAAAGCGGGCGGCTTGCAAAGCCGCTCTCCCTATTTCAGCCGATTCGGGCGGCACCGCTGAGAGGCTCTAGCGAGCACTCTCAGGGCGTGGGCCGGAGGCGGTAAAGACCGGCTCCGTGGAGCGGGATGGTCTGGCTGAACTCGCCCTCGAATTCGCCGATGATCTCGCGCTTCCAGAGATCGCGCACCATCACCTTGCCCTCGATTCCGATGTCCTTCAGTTGGACCGCCACTTCGGTCTCGTCCTGAACTTGCTCACCACCCCGGTCGACAAGAACGCCAAAGACCACGGACCCCTTGTTGGTCACGACGCCCTTCGCGGTGAAGCGGTCGAAACCTTCGGGAAGATCGTAAACGATCATCGAGTTGGAGTGGGTGCCAATGCCCCCGACTTCCTGCCCGTCGACCATCAATGGCTGGTCCTCGCAGGTGCGGTTCACGCGGGGCTGTCCCCATCCGGAGTCCGCCTGGCTCCAGGTCAGTTCGGTCAGTTTGCGCTCGCCCGAAGGACCGCGAAGAACCGGATCGACCCACACGGCGTGGTCGAACTCGAAGCCGTCGCCGGCATCCTTCACATAGAGGACGAGCCTTTTGCCGTCCTTCAACGAAACCTCGACTTCTTGGGAACGTCCGAGGCCGGCGATCACCGGGCTGGCGTAGTCCGCATTGGCGAAATCCAGCTCCTCTCCCTTGCTCTGCGC is part of the Haloferula helveola genome and encodes:
- a CDS encoding alpha-L-arabinofuranosidase C-terminal domain-containing protein translates to MKTNPLIAACSVLAAIPLFSPAADVEITVDVANPSVELSPHLYGLFFEDINFAADGGLYAELIQNRSFEYHGVNGNDPAGRDMHPLFAWEKVERDGARCLLEVSSDSPIHANNPHHAVLRISKPGSAGIRNLGFDGIRLDDGARYDFSLYARVSDWQGPARLDVVIEDANGKVAGTAKVEGIGEGWAKFDTEIFSRLTSDVGRLIVSTPGQGTLHLDMVSLFPQDTWKARKGGLRKDLVETLQNLNPKFMRFPGGCIAHGQGLENAYSWKDTVGDVAERKPNWNLWGYHQTYGLGYFEYFLLCEDLGMAPLPVVPVGVSCGFRPPQQAVPMEEMDGCVQDALDLIEFANGPVDSEWGAVRAGMGHPEPFGLEFICIGNEPHDNELFRERFPLFVKAVREAHPDLKIIGTSGLGWQIPIYDLMAEQEVYSADEHYYESPEWFLGNVARFDSFDRSKPKIFIGEYASKGSSMFNAVAEAAYLTGVERNADIVDMTCYAPLFGHAHHSQWNPDMIYFDKRTVVRSANYHVQQMFSQHKGDVFLPNTVRRARHHAVATVAGSVGFGSWRTSVEVEDLKVNGVAVDPSLWRSRGGQFLGEGSRWSQTDVAFEGALRLSNERYAGKTVAYTLRARKTGGDEGFLIAFGGNNHDDTYWWNLGGWNNSLHAIEQIHSSGNRQLDQKPGVIESGRWYDLKIELGPGNIRCFLDQELVHDVHLDPPPVCLSSTLDRRTGEVILKLVNPTDDPMEASITLEGVGRVDPAATLFSLSGDRSAINTIFHPDRVRIEESDLEVGSEFDHTLPAMSVQFIRIKRQGASPESTAGG